One bacterium genomic window, TGGAAGAATATTATTCGCGCCCGGCTTCGTTTCTGGGGCGTCGGACCTGCTATATGCCCTGGCTGAGCCCGGATATCCGGCCCGGCGGCGACGTCACGTTCTGCCCCGATTTTCCCGATTACACAATCGGCAATATCAATACCGATTCTTTTCCATTACTATGGAACGGAGAAAAAGCGATCCGTTTCCGGCGCGCCCTGCGGGATCATGGGCTGTTCCCGCTCTGTTCGCGCTGTTGCGGTCTGTACGCTTTCGGAGGCGGAGTTTGAAGTTCGCGGAGCCGATGGACGGCAGGGGAAGAAGTTTCGTGAAGAGCAGCTTCGCGCTGGCGGCCGCGGCCGTTCTGGGAGCCCTGGTCCCGGCGCTCCCCGCGGCCGAATGCGTGCCCGCCCCCGAAATCACGCGCCAGCTTCCCCGGGCGGCTTCGGGTTGGTCGGGGAGCGTCTGCTGGCTGGACGGCGTGATTTATGAAGTCACCGACGCCTATAACTACGCCATCGTCCGCGATGCCGTGACCGGCGCCCAGACCGGGATCAAGAATTTCGACGTCCCTTCCGATATTCAGGGCATCTCCTACGATCCCTGGAACGGGACCTGGTGGCTGAAGCTCCAGGGTGCGAAGGAGGCCTGGGAGTACAGCCAGAGCGGCGCCGGCCCCCTCCGCCAGGTATCCACCTACGGCTATGCCTTCGGGATTTACGTCGACCCGCTGGAAGAAGACGTGATCTGGATCGGGGGGACCGAGGACGCTTCGGTCAAGAAGGTCTCCCTGAGCAGCGGGGCGCTGCTGCGCACGATCCATACCTCGTTTCAGGTTCGGGGAGTGCTCCGGCTCGGCGATTATATCTGGTGCTCCCGTTCCGGCGAGGTCGGCGACGCCGGGATCCTGATCAAGATCGATATGGACGGAAACGAAATCTGCCGTTACTACATGCCGGTCTCCACCTACGACCACGATACCGGGGGGCTCTCCATCGACGACGACGGGCAGCTCTGGGTCGAGGGGGGCAAGGACGCGCGCATTTACCGCCTCGATATCGGGTATGAGCCGCCCACGCCCACTCCTTCGCCGACTCCCCGGCCCAGCGCCACCCCGACGCCGACGTCTTCCCCCGGGGGCCTCGTTCTCGACTCCAGCGATTACGACGGCGACGGCACTTCCGAAGCCGGAGTTTTCCGTCCGGACGGGGGGCTCTGGTCGATCTCGGGAGTGACCAAGTTCCACTTCGGCCGTTCCGGCGATATTCCCGCCAGCGCCGACTACGACGGGGACGGCACCACCGATCCCGCCGTTTTCCGTCCCGCCAGCCGGGCCTGGTTCGTCCGGGGCCTGACCCGGGGTTTTTTCGGCGGCGCGGGCGATCGCCCCGTTCCCGGGGATTACGACGGGGACGGCACCTGCGAGATCGCCGTGTACCGCGCCGCCGGCGCTTTCTGGGCGGTGGCGGGCCTTACCCGGGTCTACTACGGGAGCGCCGGTGAGAACCCGGTCCCCGGGTACTACGGTCCCGGGGCCGCCAAACGGTTCGCCGTGTACCGGCCCGGCGATGGGAGGTGGTCGGTGCGGGGTTGGACCCGGTGTTTTTTCGGGAGCGCCGGGGACGTGCCGGTTCCGGGTTTCGGTGCCGGCCGGGTCGGTTGGGCTCCCGCCGTATTTCGACCGGCGACGGGGCTGTGGTCGAGGCGGGACGGCCCGGCGCTGTATTTCGGAGAAGCGGGGGACAGCCCGGTGCCCGGAGACTACCTCGGCGACGGCTGCGCCCCGGCCGCCGTCTTCCGAGCCGCCCGCAGCCGGTGGCTCATCTTCGGAACGACCTCGTTTTTTTACGGCGAACCCGGAGATCTTCTTCTCCACGGCCGCGCCGCTCGGCCTTCCCCGACCCCCTCGGCTTCGCCCACGCCTCCCCCGGTTATGGCCTCGACCGACTTCGACGGCGACGGCACCGACGATTTCGCGGTCTTCCGGCCCGCACTGGGGTTATGGCTGGTTCGGGGGATTACGCAGACGGAGCTGGGTCTTCCCGGCGATATCCCGGTTGCCGGAGACTACGACGGGGACGGTTCCGCCGAGGCCGTCGTTTTCCGTCCGTCCACGGGCAGATGGATCTTCGCCGGCGGCGGGGAAATCGCCTTCGGGCGCCCGGGGGACATTCCGGTCCCCCGGGATTACGACGGCGACGGGATCTGCGATCCGGCCGTCTACCGGCGCGCCCAGGGTTTCTGGGCGGTCCGTGGCTATACCCGTCTCTGGTTCGGAGACGAATCGGCGCTGCCGGTCCCGTCGGACTACAACGGGTGGGGAGGAAGCGACTTCGCGGTTTACCGCCCCGGGACAGGCCTCTGGACGGTGCGGGGTCTGACCCGGGTCTTTCTCGGGCAGCCGGGTGATATTCCAGTTCCCGCGGACTATTCGGGGTGGGGGTCTTCGGGCCCCGCGGTCTACCGCCCGGAGACCTCCCTCTGGATCGACGCCGGGGGGGACGAGTTGGAGTTCGGAGGATCCCGGGACGTCCCCGTCCCCGGTAATTTCATCGGCCTGAACTATTCCGCGGTGGCGGTGTTCCGGGCCGCCAGCGGGCTTTGGCTGGTTAAAGGCCACACCCGGGTTTATTTCGGGGTCGAGGGCGATATCCCTCTCTTCAGCCCCCGCTGAACCGGTGAGGACTTTCATGAACAGCCGTTCGGCCGCTTTCCTCCTGCTGGCGGCGCTGCTGGCGGCGGCCTTTCCCCGGCTGGTCTCCCTGGCCACCTTCGATTTCATAGACTCCGGGGGCGGCAGCGATTCCGTAACCTACCTGGCCCTGGCGGACAACCTCTCCGCCGGGCGCGGGTACACGGAGTTCGGGCGGCCGCATACCGTCCACCACCCCCTCTATCCGCTGGCCATCGCCGCCGCCCGCTACCTGGTCCCGGGCCCGGCGGCCGCGGCCAAAACCGTTTCCTGCCTCGCCGGCGTTCTGCTGATAGTGCCCGTGTTTTTTCTGGCGGCGTCCATGTTCGGGCTCGGGGCCGGCCTCGTCGCCGGGCTTCTGGCCGCTCTCTGCCCCCTGCTGGTGTACGGATCCGTGGAGACCTTTTCCGAATCGCTCTACACCCTGATGCTCTGGCTGGGGCTCTGGGGCGCCTGGGGCGCCTCTCGGGGGGAGCGTCGGTTCCTCGCCGCCGCCGGAGCCGGAGCCGGTTTCGCCCTGGCTTTTCTCACCCATCCCATGGGGGTCATCTTCGTGCCTTTCTTTGCCGGCTACGTTTTCGCCGCGGGCTGTCGGCGCCGCCGTCCCGGTACGGCGGCGCTTTCCGTCGTGCTGATGGTCCTGGTCTTCGCCGCCTGCGCCCTGCCGTTCTGGGCGCGCCTCCACCGGGTTACCGGCGAATGGCAGTTGAGCGGCAGCAGCCATTACCGGGACTTCGGGCTGCGCTACGAGCAGGGCCGGGGGGTCCCGGAAAGCCGGGTCATCTTCGAGCACATGGAACAGTTGTTCGGGCCCGGCTCACCCGAACCCGCCGGCGGCGGGGAGCGGGAGAGTCTGGGCATGGCGGAACTGATCGTCCGTTACCCCGGCCGGTTCCTGCGCATCGTGGGTTTCAACCTCGAGGACGGATACGCCGAAGCGCTGAAAACCGCCCGGTTCCTCGGGCTCCCCCCCTGGCTTTTCTTCGCGGCGCTGGGGGCCGGGGGGGTGCTGCCGTTGGCGATCCTGGGATACGCGCTGGTCCGGCGCCGGAGAAGGGGGGCGGTCTTCTTCCTCGCCCTGGTCTTTCTTCCCATGGCGGTATTTTTGGTCATGCAGGTGGAACACCGGTATTTCTATCCGTTCATCCCCGGCGCGCTCATTCTCCTCTCCTGGCCCCTGGCTTCCGCGTGGCCGGGCCGTTTCCGGCGTTGGGGAACGCCGGTTCTGGCCGGGTGTCTGCTGGTCTTTGCCGGGGGAAGCGGTTACGTGGTCTGGCGCAAGGCGGTCAAGAAGGGGATACCCTACGAATACCGTCTTCTCGGCGACTGGATGCGGCGCCACCTGCCGGACATGGGGGGGGAGAGGGTCATGATGTTCCGGCTGGGCGTCAGCTACTACGCCGGCTGCGAGTGGAACGTCTTTTACTGGGGCGATTATCCGGGGCTGGTTTCGTATCTGAGCGACCGGGGCATATGGTATCTGGTCATCGACAGCTATAAGCTGCACATGATCCACCCCTCGCTGCGCTTTCTGCTGACGGGTCCCCCCCCTCCCGAGTTCGAAGTGGTCCACGAAACCGAATTCGACGGGCGCCGCGCCCGCCTGCTCCGCTTCAAGGGCCCGGTGCCGGAGCGGGAAGGAGGGGCGCCTGCGGCCGTTCCGGCTTCAGCTCCCGAATAATCCGGTCGGCCAGAGCCCGGGCCACGATCCTCCCTCCCTTGCTGGAGTAATGGGATTTTTTGTAGAGGCGGCTTTTCCCCTTCATCGCCGGGAGGGGGTCGACCACGATGACGCCTTCTTTCTCCAAAGCCTGAAGAATCCGGTAGTGTGCCAATTCCTTGCCTGCTTCCGCCAGCTCGACGTCGTTCTCCTTGGGGATATGGAGCACGATCGGGATCTCCCCGGCCTCCCGGGCCTCCCGGGCGAACTCTTCGAGAATTTTCTGGGCAACGGCCATGGGTTCGCTTTCCGGATCCCAGTAGTGGCGTCCGGGACGGTAGTCCCGCCGGCTCCCTGGGCGGGGGGCTTTCGGGCCGAGAACGGTGTGCAGAAGCCAGAGGAGACGGCTGGTGTAGATCGGAGAATTGGAATAGTTGTCCGGGTTGTACCAGAACTCGTAAGCGGCCAACGGGGAGGAGGGAAGGTCGGCGATGGTATCGGCGACTTGTTCGGGAGGAACGACGGGGGAGTTGAGGAGCTCCAGTTCGTCGTTCTCTCCGAGGTAGAACCGGGGCTTGGAGAAGACCACGCCGGTGCGGCGGCTGTAAAAGATGCGGAAAATATTGACCGCGCGCTGCATGTTTTCCGGCTGGAACCCGAAAACCGCGATATCCGGTCCGTACCGTTTCCCTTCCAAGCGCCAGCGGAGGAACGCCTGCCCCATCCCGTAGGCCGGCACCCCGAAATTGAGGACTTCGGCGTCGATCCCGGCTTGAGCCAGGTCCTGTTCCAGGAACCGGCCCCAGGTCTTCCGAAACGGTTCTTCGTCCCCGTGGGTGAAGGAATCTCCGAAGAGGGCGATGCGCACGACCCCGGCGGGTTTGAGGAGCGAGTATTCCCGGGGCTCGGAACGGATGCCTTGGGCGTTGGAGCGGTAGAGCCCGTTCTGGCTGGAACGGTTAGTCCCGATGGTCCAGCCCAGGAGGGGATCCGCCACCACATAGGCTTCGTTTTCCCGCTCGGCGTAGACCCGGATTTTCTCCCGGGTCAGTTCCGCGGGGAAACGGTAGGGCCGCAGCGGGACGCCCTTGAAATAGGCCTGCCCGTCGATATCGGTTTCCGTCACCAGCCTGGCCGCCAGCTCGCAGAGTCCGAAACCGACGATAAGGGCGAAGCCCAGCAGAGCCAGATTCGCGCCCCGGCGGGGTTTCATGAACCGGCGGCGGAAGGATTAAAGGCCAGACGTCCGGTTACGGGAATGTCGTCCGTCCGACCCAGGTAGCAGCGGCTGACGTTCCGTATCCACCACAACCCCGTGGAACTCCGGAATATCCCGATCTCTCCCGTGCCGTTTCCGCTGAAATCCGCGGGAACCGGCCGATCGGAGGCCGCCCCGAAATAGTGTTTGCCCCCGTCGGCCAGGGCCCAGAGCCCGGTGGAGGGGCGGAAGATCGCCGGCGTCTGCAGACCGGTTCCGGAATAGTTGGAAGGAACCGGAGCGTCGTCCCTGCGCCCGAAATATAATTTGGTGATCCCCTGGATCGCCCACAGACCGGAGCCGGGGCGGAAGACTCCCCTGAACTTGACGTCGACGTAGTCGGGGTGGTAGTAGCCCGGTACGGGAATATCCCCGGCCTGCCCGAAAAAGGAACGGGTCAGGCCCCGGATCAGCCAGAGACCCTGGTCGGGACGGAAGACGGCGGCCTCGCAGGCGTGGTCCCAGCCGTTGTAGTCCCCCGGCACCGGCCAATCCCCCTCGCGCCCGAAGTACAGCCGGCTCACCCCCCGGCTCCACCACAGGCCATCCGCCGGGCGGAAGACGGCGACGTCGGTGGTCCCGTCGCCGTTGAAATCGCCGCAGGCGGGGAGGGCGCCCGGGCCCCCGAAATAAAACCGGCTCAGCCCCCGCAGCACCCACAGGCCGCTGTTTTCGCGGAAGACGGCGATGTCGGAGGTCCGGTCGCCGTCGAAATCGCCGCTGTCTTCATGGGAGTAGTCCGCCGCGCCGGGCGTGGGGATGGGGGAGGGAGAGGGGGAGGGGGAGGGAAAAGGCAGGCCGTCGTTCCAGGCTTCGGCGATCACCTGAGACCCTCCCGTCCAGACCGGGTGGATGCAATCCTCGACCAGAAGGCTCTCCCAGTCCCCATAGTCCCGGAAAGCCTGAAAGGGATCGGCGTAGGCGCAGTCCTTGATGGTGGTGGCGATCCCGATGATGTAGTTGCGCAGGTACTTGGTCCGATCGTAAAGATTGTCCCCGTCGCATCGGGGGATGACGGTGGCGATGACCGGCTCGACCCCTTTATCCCGGGACCGATCGATCATGGCTTCCAGGTTGGTGCTGATGGTTTCGTAGCCGACGCCGTCGCTGATATCGTTGGTTCCCGCCATGATCAGGATGCGGGCGGCCGGGTAGTTGTCGAGGACGTCGTCGATTCCGGGACAGTAGCGGATGGGGTAACCGCCGCCGTGGAGGAGCTGCGCGGTGGTGCAGCCGGGATAGCCGTGGTTGTAGATGGTGTAGTTCGACCCGGGGAACCGCGCTTCCAGAATGTTCTCCAGGATGGGGATATAACACTTGCCCATGGGGGGGCCGTCGGTGCCGTAGGTGATGCTGTTGCCGTAGCCGATATAGGTGGTGGAGAGATCGCCGCGGCGCGCTCCCTCCGCGCCCGCTTCGACCGGGGGAGGGGAGACCGCCCAGGGCCTGAGAGCCCCCGCGGGGGTGAAGATCCAGGTCGTTCCCGGTGGAACCGGTTCGCTCCCCTCTTTCCAACCCCAGGCCGCGGGCGCGGGGAGGGACCGTTCGCTTTTCCCGGGCCGGGTTTGCCAATACGCTCTGCCCCCGGCTACGAAGGGGGAAAACTGATCGGTCTCCGCCGGTTCTTCGGCCGCGGCCCGCGCCGCTCCTGCCGGGTCGCGCCGATAAATCTGGTAGAAGGAACCGTTCCACCCCTGCCAGACCGCGAACATCGTTCCGGCCCGATCCGCGCCCAGGGCCGGATTGACGTTGGGGGAGGTCCGGTTGGAGCTGATCCCGGTTTCCGGGGTGAAACCGTCGCCGTCCCATCTCGACCAGAAGATGCCCGTCCCCGTTTCCCGTTCCGAAGCCCAGGCCACGACCGGGACGTTGCCGGCCATGCCCAGGGCCGGCGTCATGTCCCATCCCCGGGAGGACGAGACCCGCATCGGTTCCGACCAGCTTCCCGGGGCTCCCCGGGCCGCCACGATCGCGGGGGGGGAGTCTCCCTGTTCGGCCGCCCAGACCACCCAGACGGTCCCGTCGGGGGCCGCGGCCACCGCCGGAGCGTGGTTGCGGTCGAAACGGTCCGCGGGGGGGAAAGGGTATTCGACGGCGCCGGCCGGATCCCAGCGTCGGAGGGTGACGGGGTTTCCGGGAAGTTCCCGGGCGACTTCGACGGACCAGGTTTGGGCCGGTGCCCCCCGCCCCGAGAGCGCTAAAAGCAACGCGGCGATCGCGGTCGAACGTTTCATAAGTATCTTGCCTTGTGCCCGCCGGCCGACGGGAATGTTCCGAGAAAAAAATTTATTGTAGTATTATACGGCGTTTTCGCGGTCTACAACAAGGAAAGAGGGAGAGCCGTGCCCCGCAAGAAACTCAGGTTTTGCCTGGTGACCACGTTTTATCCGCCCTTCCACCCGGGCGGCTGCGGTCTCCACGTCTACCACCTCGCCAATCTTCTGGCCGCCGACGGCCATGAGGTGGTCGTGGCCGCGTCGGCCGGCGCCCACGCCGTGAAAATCTCCGAACGCCGGCCGGGCGAATACCCCCACCACCCCGGGGTGCGCGTGGTCAGAGTCGAGGGGGGGAGGGGGGAAGCGTTGGCCACGTACCTGGCCGGCAGGGGGTTGAAGGCTTCCCGGGCCCTGCGCGGAGTGCTGGAACGGGAGCACGACGTCGTTCATTACCACAACATCTCGCTGTTCGGGGGGATCCGCTCCCTGGGGTGGGGTTCCGGGCTCAAGCTCTTTACCCAGCACACCTACTGGCTGCTCTGTCCGTCTCACTACCTGTGGAAGCACGGCCGGGAACCGTGCCGCCGCCCGTCCTGTCTTTCCTGCCTGCTGCGGGCGGGCAAGCCCCCCGCTCCCTGGCGCTGGGGCGGCGGCTGGCGCCGGCTCTTGGAGGGAGTCGATTCCCTGATCATGCCCTGCCGGTACATGCTGGAACGGCACCGCGCCGCGGGCTTCGGGGAAAGAATGGACCGCCTTCCTTACTTCGTGGCCCCGGTCGCCCCGTCTGCGGATGCCGCCCCCGGGCGGGAAGCTCCGCCGGGCCCGTTTTTTCTGCTCGTGACCCGTCTGGAGCGTTACAAGGGGCCCCGATTGGCGGTGGAAGCCTTCATGCGCACCTCGGGCGACGTCGGACTGGTGGTGGTGGGGACGGGCAGCATGGCGGGGGAGCTGCGGGCCCTGGCCGCCGCGGACGGCAGGGTGAAGTTCCTCGATTATGTCGCCCCCCGGGACCTGGAATGGTACTATGCCCATGCGACGGCTCTGCTGGCGCCCTCGCTCTGGCCGGAGATGGGCAACCAGACGGTACTGCAGGCGGCCTCGTGCGGGACGCCCGCGCTCGCTTCCCGCTCCGGGTGTCTCCCGGAACTGGTCGGCGAGCACGGCGCCGGACTGATGTTCGAGGGCCCGGAGGAGTTGACCGAGGCCATGGAACGGATTCGGGATCCGGATCTCCGCCGCCGGCTCGGCGACCGGGCCCGGGCGGCGTTCCGGGCGGAATACACGCCGGAAGTCTTTTTGCGGAGATATTACCGGCTCATCGACGACCTGACGGGAGAGGGGGGAGGGGCATGAAAAACCAACGGATCGTCTCCGCGGGAGCTTTGGCGGCCGCCTGCCTTCTGGCGGTGTCGGTTTTGTCTTCCTGCGGTTCCCCGGAGGGAAGCCGGCCCGATGTCGTTTTCGTCCTTCTCGACGCCCTGCGCCCGGATCACCTGGGGATCTACGGATACGGCGGCGGCACCTCTCCCCGCTTGGACGAGATGGCGCGGTCGGGGGCGGTTTTCCGCAACCACTTCGCCAACGGGACCTATACCCGCGCCTCCGTCCCGACGTATTTTTATTCCCGTTATTACATCAAGTCGCTTTTCCCGGCCGATCGCCGGCTTCCCCTGGAAAGTCCGGAGAACCTTTTCCGGGTTCTGGACCCGCAAGCCCTCTCCCTGGCCGCCCTCTTCAAGGCCAACGGGTACCATACCGTGCTTTTCTCGGCTCATCCCTGGTTCATCAGGGGCCACGAGCTGGTCGGCGATTTCGACGAGTTTTATCGGGTCTCAGGGGCGAAGAGCGCGCACGGCGAAGCGGACGAAGTCGTCAAACGGGTGGAGGAGTGGATCGCCGCCCGCGGCGAGGACCACCGTCCCTATTTCCTCTACATTCACATGATGGACACTCATTTCCCGCACGTCCGCCGCGCCGAGACCGAACGTTTCCTGGAAGGGGTGGATCCCGGGGAACCGGAACGGTTCGACTGGCGGGGTTATTTCCGGGGCCAGGAGATGGGGAAGTGGGGGCTTTGGTGGCTTCCAGGCGACTTCGGGCCGGAGGACAGGCGTTATCTTCATGCCCTCTACGACGGGGACGTGGCTTTCAGCGATTTCTGGGTGGGGAGGCTCGTCGATTTCCTGCAGGCCCGCGGCCGCGCCGACGACACGCTTTTCCTGATCACCGCCGACCACGGGGAGCATCTGGGGGACCACGGCCTGGCCGAACACGGCGGCCCTCCCTGGGATTCCGTTCTTCGGGTCCCCCTGATTCTCCGCTACCCCGCCGGGATCCCCGCCGGAACCGAAGTGAAGAAAATCACCGAGATGGTCGACATTCTCCCCACGCTGGCGGGGCTTCTGAATCTGAAGGTGCCCCCGGGAAAACGCTTCGACGGGAAAGACGCCTTCGCCTCCTCGACCGGCCCCGACTGCGCTTTGGGCCGCGATTTCCTCCGCGACGACAGGTTCAAATACTTTACCGACCCCGACGGCGTCCCCCATCTGTACGACCTCGCCCGCGACCCGAGCGAGGAGACGAACCTGGCTTCGGAACTTCCGGGCGAGGTCGAGCGCCTGACCGCTCTCAAAGCCAAGCTCCTGTTCGCCTCCCGCCGGCGTTACGAGGCGGCGGTCACGACTTCCCCGCCGAACCTTCCCTTCGCCATCTCCGCCGACTTCTTCACGCTTTCCTCCGCTTCCAAGGTTCTGGAGATAAGCCGTTACGGCTACCCTTCGCCGGACGGTGAAATCGCCGCCGCGGCGGACTCCGAACCGGTCTGGATACACAATCGGATCGCGGGCCGCTACTATGTCCTGGGCCGGAACCGGGACCTTCTCCGCCCGCTCCAGGTTTCCTTCGCGGTTCCCGACGGGGAGTACCGGGTGGGGATGGGGGTGTTGAACGCCGCCGATTTCCGGGGCGGCGCCCTCACCCGCTGCCGGGTCGCCGTCGGCCGCGACGATCCGGCCGCGGCCGTCCCCGTCGATCCCGCGAACGAGGCCGACGGATTGGCGGACCTGGGCCCCTGCCGGATCGAGGGGGGGGTCTTCCGCGCCTTTGTCTATCCGGAACCGGCTCCGGACTGGACATCGATTCTGTATTTCGGCTTCGAACCGGTCGGCGCCCCGGGGCGGCCCGCCGCCGCGGGGGGCGAGGACGGGGAAAGTTCCGCCGATCGGGTCGAAAAGATTAAAACCCTGGGCTACATGAACTGAATCGGAAGCGGATTGCGGCCGCCGGCCGGGAGAAGAAGACGATGGAGGGTTGCGGGAGAATTCACGGTTACGAGACGCGGATGACGGCGGCCGCGCTGAGGTTGCTGGGCCTGGCCGACCGCGACCCCCTCTCCCCCACCTTCGCCTGTTTCGATTATCCCTTCTGGCGGAGCAAGACCGCGACGTACGTCAACGCCCGCCTCCAGGAGGCGGTCTACTCCCTGGCGCTGCTCTACCGGGAGGAATTCCCGGGAAACGATTGGCGGGGCCGGCTGGAGATCTTCGAACTGGCGCGCGCGGGGATGCTCTTCTGGTCGGACTTGCAGCACCCGGACGGTTCTTTCGACGAATGGTACCGCGGAGAACACGGCTTTGCCGCCACCGCCTTTTCCGCCTTCGCCGTCTCCCGCGCTTTCGGCCTGTTGGAGCCGGACCTGGACGAGAACTCCCGCGAACGCCTGAAGAAAACTTTCGCCCGCGCCGGGACCTGGCTCTCC contains:
- a CDS encoding glycosyltransferase family 39 protein yields the protein MNSRSAAFLLLAALLAAAFPRLVSLATFDFIDSGGGSDSVTYLALADNLSAGRGYTEFGRPHTVHHPLYPLAIAAARYLVPGPAAAAKTVSCLAGVLLIVPVFFLAASMFGLGAGLVAGLLAALCPLLVYGSVETFSESLYTLMLWLGLWGAWGASRGERRFLAAAGAGAGFALAFLTHPMGVIFVPFFAGYVFAAGCRRRRPGTAALSVVLMVLVFAACALPFWARLHRVTGEWQLSGSSHYRDFGLRYEQGRGVPESRVIFEHMEQLFGPGSPEPAGGGERESLGMAELIVRYPGRFLRIVGFNLEDGYAEALKTARFLGLPPWLFFAALGAGGVLPLAILGYALVRRRRRGAVFFLALVFLPMAVFLVMQVEHRYFYPFIPGALILLSWPLASAWPGRFRRWGTPVLAGCLLVFAGGSGYVVWRKAVKKGIPYEYRLLGDWMRRHLPDMGGERVMMFRLGVSYYAGCEWNVFYWGDYPGLVSYLSDRGIWYLVIDSYKLHMIHPSLRFLLTGPPPPEFEVVHETEFDGRRARLLRFKGPVPEREGGAPAAVPASAPE
- a CDS encoding SGNH/GDSL hydrolase family protein, which translates into the protein MKPRRGANLALLGFALIVGFGLCELAARLVTETDIDGQAYFKGVPLRPYRFPAELTREKIRVYAERENEAYVVADPLLGWTIGTNRSSQNGLYRSNAQGIRSEPREYSLLKPAGVVRIALFGDSFTHGDEEPFRKTWGRFLEQDLAQAGIDAEVLNFGVPAYGMGQAFLRWRLEGKRYGPDIAVFGFQPENMQRAVNIFRIFYSRRTGVVFSKPRFYLGENDELELLNSPVVPPEQVADTIADLPSSPLAAYEFWYNPDNYSNSPIYTSRLLWLLHTVLGPKAPRPGSRRDYRPGRHYWDPESEPMAVAQKILEEFAREAREAGEIPIVLHIPKENDVELAEAGKELAHYRILQALEKEGVIVVDPLPAMKGKSRLYKKSHYSSKGGRIVARALADRIIRELKPERPQAPLLPAPAPGP
- a CDS encoding GDSL-type esterase/lipase family protein, coding for MKRSTAIAALLLALSGRGAPAQTWSVEVARELPGNPVTLRRWDPAGAVEYPFPPADRFDRNHAPAVAAAPDGTVWVVWAAEQGDSPPAIVAARGAPGSWSEPMRVSSSRGWDMTPALGMAGNVPVVAWASERETGTGIFWSRWDGDGFTPETGISSNRTSPNVNPALGADRAGTMFAVWQGWNGSFYQIYRRDPAGAARAAAEEPAETDQFSPFVAGGRAYWQTRPGKSERSLPAPAAWGWKEGSEPVPPGTTWIFTPAGALRPWAVSPPPVEAGAEGARRGDLSTTYIGYGNSITYGTDGPPMGKCYIPILENILEARFPGSNYTIYNHGYPGCTTAQLLHGGGYPIRYCPGIDDVLDNYPAARILIMAGTNDISDGVGYETISTNLEAMIDRSRDKGVEPVIATVIPRCDGDNLYDRTKYLRNYIIGIATTIKDCAYADPFQAFRDYGDWESLLVEDCIHPVWTGGSQVIAEAWNDGLPFPSPSPSPSPIPTPGAADYSHEDSGDFDGDRTSDIAVFRENSGLWVLRGLSRFYFGGPGALPACGDFNGDGTTDVAVFRPADGLWWSRGVSRLYFGREGDWPVPGDYNGWDHACEAAVFRPDQGLWLIRGLTRSFFGQAGDIPVPGYYHPDYVDVKFRGVFRPGSGLWAIQGITKLYFGRRDDAPVPSNYSGTGLQTPAIFRPSTGLWALADGGKHYFGAASDRPVPADFSGNGTGEIGIFRSSTGLWWIRNVSRCYLGRTDDIPVTGRLAFNPSAAGS
- a CDS encoding glycosyltransferase family 4 protein encodes the protein MPRKKLRFCLVTTFYPPFHPGGCGLHVYHLANLLAADGHEVVVAASAGAHAVKISERRPGEYPHHPGVRVVRVEGGRGEALATYLAGRGLKASRALRGVLEREHDVVHYHNISLFGGIRSLGWGSGLKLFTQHTYWLLCPSHYLWKHGREPCRRPSCLSCLLRAGKPPAPWRWGGGWRRLLEGVDSLIMPCRYMLERHRAAGFGERMDRLPYFVAPVAPSADAAPGREAPPGPFFLLVTRLERYKGPRLAVEAFMRTSGDVGLVVVGTGSMAGELRALAAADGRVKFLDYVAPRDLEWYYAHATALLAPSLWPEMGNQTVLQAASCGTPALASRSGCLPELVGEHGAGLMFEGPEELTEAMERIRDPDLRRRLGDRARAAFRAEYTPEVFLRRYYRLIDDLTGEGGGA
- a CDS encoding sulfatase, whose protein sequence is MKNQRIVSAGALAAACLLAVSVLSSCGSPEGSRPDVVFVLLDALRPDHLGIYGYGGGTSPRLDEMARSGAVFRNHFANGTYTRASVPTYFYSRYYIKSLFPADRRLPLESPENLFRVLDPQALSLAALFKANGYHTVLFSAHPWFIRGHELVGDFDEFYRVSGAKSAHGEADEVVKRVEEWIAARGEDHRPYFLYIHMMDTHFPHVRRAETERFLEGVDPGEPERFDWRGYFRGQEMGKWGLWWLPGDFGPEDRRYLHALYDGDVAFSDFWVGRLVDFLQARGRADDTLFLITADHGEHLGDHGLAEHGGPPWDSVLRVPLILRYPAGIPAGTEVKKITEMVDILPTLAGLLNLKVPPGKRFDGKDAFASSTGPDCALGRDFLRDDRFKYFTDPDGVPHLYDLARDPSEETNLASELPGEVERLTALKAKLLFASRRRYEAAVTTSPPNLPFAISADFFTLSSASKVLEISRYGYPSPDGEIAAAADSEPVWIHNRIAGRYYVLGRNRDLLRPLQVSFAVPDGEYRVGMGVLNAADFRGGALTRCRVAVGRDDPAAAVPVDPANEADGLADLGPCRIEGGVFRAFVYPEPAPDWTSILYFGFEPVGAPGRPAAAGGEDGESSADRVEKIKTLGYMN